A genomic region of Mesobacillus jeotgali contains the following coding sequences:
- a CDS encoding YwmB family TATA-box binding protein, whose amino-acid sequence MKKIPFILSIFGIIGFIVLQAGNKTTVADAEHEIKTLAAVLQDENILITGWSIYARETLEEENVEDLVKELKVQLPDWTWTQRNGELIAVSNSSEMQEKIKIVSTDTNGPIHTYVMYEVRGQHWNKNTETFLNKNLPGRIFDIFRGNATTFSCIEGEINDKIKSALPVYKTKLLKAFQAEEVEGLEEDSFISTSAVSPLFDNSLSNDHEMNMQLGLRKTDRLGAKTTLVVGTPIITIEY is encoded by the coding sequence ATGAAGAAGATTCCATTTATTTTATCAATTTTTGGCATTATTGGTTTTATTGTGCTTCAAGCTGGGAATAAGACGACTGTAGCTGACGCTGAACATGAAATAAAAACTCTGGCCGCAGTTTTGCAGGACGAAAATATTTTGATCACTGGTTGGTCTATATATGCAAGGGAAACATTGGAAGAGGAAAATGTCGAAGATTTGGTAAAAGAATTGAAGGTCCAGCTTCCGGACTGGACATGGACCCAGCGCAATGGAGAACTCATAGCTGTTTCGAATTCTTCTGAGATGCAGGAAAAAATTAAAATTGTTTCTACGGACACAAACGGGCCGATACATACGTATGTGATGTATGAGGTCAGAGGTCAGCACTGGAATAAAAATACAGAAACCTTTTTAAACAAAAATTTACCAGGCAGAATATTTGACATTTTTCGAGGGAATGCCACAACTTTCTCTTGTATTGAAGGCGAAATCAATGATAAGATAAAATCGGCTTTACCTGTTTATAAAACTAAATTGCTAAAGGCTTTTCAAGCAGAGGAAGTCGAAGGATTGGAAGAAGACTCATTTATTTCCACATCCGCCGTTTCACCTTTGTTCGACAACTCTTTGAGCAATGACCATGAGATGAATATGCAGCTTGGATTACGGAAAACTGATCGATTGGGCGCAAAGACTACCCTCGTAGTTGGCACACCCATCATTACGATTGAATATTAA
- a CDS encoding DUF1146 family protein produces MITGFGGFALTSILTHLVFIAISWWALQALQFDKLLRANHVLQARVLYILASIALGSTVSNFFLDYLQWSQQLPMIFQ; encoded by the coding sequence ATGATTACAGGTTTTGGCGGCTTCGCGCTGACCAGCATTCTGACACATCTTGTTTTTATCGCCATTTCATGGTGGGCTCTGCAAGCACTCCAATTTGATAAGCTGCTTCGGGCAAACCATGTTCTTCAAGCCCGAGTTTTATATATTCTAGCTTCCATCGCACTGGGATCCACAGTAAGTAATTTCTTCCTTGATTACCTCCAATGGTCACAGCAGCTTCCGATGATTTTTCAGTAA
- the nuoN gene encoding NADH-quinone oxidoreductase subunit NuoN, with product MDLDTLLSFDWGTMTPEFIILGVIAILSVADLFMPKHVDRKVLGWAGFVGVVLALISLVSLIGTETTSILYDTFRLDSFAIAFKLILLLGAALVMLLAIDYRTNDGLEEYKGEFFYLFLTALLGTMFMASSGDLITLFVGLELLSIPSYVLAGMRKRNLKSNESAMKYVLNGGISSAITLFGMSYVYGIAGTTNLKGIAQVFGGLSDPQHIYILGLAFFMIFVGLSFKLASAPFHMWAPDVYEGAPTPVTAFLSVVSKTAGFVIILRILLSIFGYIPVAQEDAQPIPLLFAVQDYIAFLAGATMIIGNVVALRQRNIKRMFAYSSIAHAGYILVALTAMSFVTFDAIWFYMLAYVLMNLGAFAIIQLITMKTGTEDISHFAGLYRRSPLLAVGMGIFILSLAGIPGTAGFIGKLNIFMGALMVDQAHYVLVSIMIATTVVSYFYYFGVMTQMFFRPAASDEKIQLPAGTTAVILITVIGTILFGVMPNLAIDFMHTNFNQFVDFMR from the coding sequence ATGGATCTAGATACACTTCTATCATTTGATTGGGGGACGATGACTCCGGAATTCATCATCCTTGGTGTTATTGCAATTTTATCAGTCGCTGATTTATTCATGCCAAAGCATGTCGACCGGAAAGTTCTTGGCTGGGCCGGCTTTGTAGGTGTGGTGCTGGCGCTGATTTCACTGGTTTCGCTGATTGGTACCGAAACCACATCGATTTTATACGATACATTCCGATTGGATTCTTTCGCAATCGCCTTCAAGCTGATCCTCCTTCTGGGAGCAGCACTTGTCATGCTTTTGGCAATCGACTACAGGACGAATGATGGTCTTGAGGAGTATAAGGGAGAATTCTTCTACCTGTTCCTCACTGCCTTGCTTGGTACGATGTTCATGGCATCAAGCGGCGACTTGATCACACTGTTCGTCGGCCTTGAATTGCTGTCGATTCCTTCTTATGTCCTTGCAGGTATGCGCAAGCGCAACCTGAAATCAAATGAATCAGCAATGAAATACGTCCTGAACGGCGGAATTTCTTCTGCGATTACATTGTTCGGTATGAGCTATGTGTACGGAATCGCCGGAACAACCAATTTAAAAGGAATCGCTCAAGTCTTTGGAGGTCTGAGTGACCCTCAGCACATTTACATTCTTGGACTGGCATTCTTCATGATTTTTGTCGGCCTGTCATTCAAGCTGGCATCCGCTCCATTCCATATGTGGGCACCAGATGTATACGAGGGAGCACCAACTCCTGTGACTGCGTTCCTGAGCGTCGTCTCGAAAACAGCTGGATTCGTCATCATCCTGCGTATCCTGTTATCCATTTTTGGATATATTCCAGTGGCACAGGAAGATGCACAGCCAATTCCACTGTTGTTTGCAGTACAGGATTACATCGCATTCCTTGCGGGAGCAACGATGATCATTGGTAACGTCGTCGCCTTAAGGCAGCGCAACATCAAGCGCATGTTCGCATACTCGAGTATCGCTCATGCCGGTTACATCCTCGTCGCCCTGACAGCCATGTCATTCGTGACCTTCGATGCGATCTGGTTCTACATGCTCGCTTACGTATTGATGAATCTTGGCGCATTTGCCATCATTCAATTGATCACAATGAAAACTGGCACAGAAGATATTAGCCACTTCGCAGGCCTCTACCGCCGCTCGCCGCTTTTGGCAGTGGGAATGGGAATCTTCATCCTGTCACTCGCAGGAATCCCTGGTACAGCAGGCTTCATCGGTAAGCTGAACATCTTCATGGGCGCATTGATGGTCGATCAGGCACATTACGTTCTTGTATCGATCATGATTGCGACAACAGTCGTATCCTACTTCTACTATTTCGGAGTCATGACGCAAATGTTCTTCCGCCCGGCAGCAAGCGACGAAAAAATCCAGCTGCCAGCAGGAACAACAGCCGTCATCCTGATCACAGTAATCGGAACGATCCTGTTTGGAGTCATGCCAAACCTGGCAATCGACTTCATGCACACGAACTTCAATCAGTTCGTGGACTTCATGAGGTAG
- a CDS encoding NADH-quinone oxidoreductase subunit M gives MDFNYFLTLLVFSPLLGILLLAFMPKANESGIKMLGVLATLPSLILALIAYFSYRGGNDLANFSEKFRWIQFGGQGAEQQGLFSVNYELGIDGFGLIMVVLTAVIATLAAVASFHIKKEWKGYYMLFLLLEIGMLGVFTSQNLILFFLFFEITLIPMFFLIGKWGYYEKEKAAYSFLIYNGLGSAILLIVIMVLFSRTGTSNIEMLSVMMNTENTPMFAPVSESLKMGLLIALLVAFGVKLPIFPLHSWMLRVHVEAPPSIVMIHSGILLKIGAFGLIRFGMGIFPEQFAELAVLLAVLGVINLLYGAFLAFIQTDFKMVLAYSSISHMGIVLIGLGALNEAGIQGAIFQVVSHGLISALLFFLVGVLYERTHTTTLANLGGMAKGMPLASGFLLAGAMASLGLPGMSGFVSEFMAFLGLFEEMPVLAAVGTIGIIMTAVYLLRAVLAITYGNAEREFVGVTDIRSFEWAPVLVLIGLIVLIGVYPAVLSEPLQATLETILMGIGG, from the coding sequence ATGGATTTCAATTATTTCCTTACCTTGCTGGTATTCTCCCCTTTACTAGGAATCCTGCTTTTGGCCTTCATGCCAAAGGCGAATGAATCAGGCATCAAAATGCTTGGCGTATTGGCAACACTGCCGTCATTGATCCTTGCGCTGATCGCATACTTTTCGTATCGCGGCGGCAATGATCTCGCCAATTTTTCGGAAAAATTCCGCTGGATCCAATTCGGCGGCCAGGGTGCTGAGCAACAAGGCTTGTTCTCGGTAAACTACGAGCTTGGCATCGATGGCTTCGGTTTGATCATGGTGGTGCTAACAGCTGTGATTGCGACACTCGCAGCAGTCGCTTCCTTCCATATCAAAAAAGAATGGAAAGGCTACTACATGCTGTTCTTGCTTCTCGAAATCGGGATGCTGGGAGTATTCACATCACAAAACTTAATCCTGTTCTTCCTTTTCTTCGAAATAACCTTGATTCCAATGTTCTTCCTGATTGGGAAATGGGGCTATTATGAAAAAGAAAAGGCTGCTTACAGCTTCTTGATTTATAACGGACTTGGCTCAGCAATCCTCCTGATTGTCATCATGGTATTGTTCTCAAGAACAGGCACTTCAAATATCGAAATGCTGTCAGTCATGATGAACACAGAAAACACGCCAATGTTCGCGCCGGTTTCTGAGTCATTGAAAATGGGATTATTGATTGCATTGCTTGTCGCATTCGGTGTCAAGCTGCCAATCTTCCCGCTGCACAGCTGGATGCTGCGCGTCCACGTTGAAGCGCCGCCATCCATCGTCATGATTCACTCAGGGATCCTCTTGAAGATCGGTGCATTCGGTTTAATCCGCTTCGGGATGGGGATTTTCCCTGAACAATTTGCGGAATTAGCAGTCCTGCTTGCGGTATTAGGTGTAATTAACCTTTTATACGGAGCGTTCCTTGCTTTTATCCAAACAGATTTCAAAATGGTCCTTGCTTACTCTTCTATTTCCCATATGGGGATCGTTTTAATCGGACTTGGAGCATTAAATGAAGCAGGAATTCAAGGTGCCATTTTCCAGGTCGTATCACACGGCTTGATTTCAGCTCTATTGTTCTTCCTTGTTGGAGTTCTTTATGAGCGCACCCATACGACAACGCTTGCCAACTTGGGCGGCATGGCAAAAGGAATGCCGCTTGCATCAGGCTTCTTGCTAGCAGGCGCGATGGCATCGCTTGGATTGCCTGGCATGTCAGGATTCGTCAGTGAATTCATGGCATTCCTTGGACTATTCGAAGAAATGCCAGTCCTTGCAGCGGTCGGTACAATCGGCATCATCATGACAGCCGTTTACCTGCTGCGAGCAGTCCTGGCCATCACGTATGGCAATGCAGAACGTGAATTCGTCGGAGTAACAGACATCCGCTCATTTGAATGGGCTCCAGTGTTAGTGCTTATCGGCTTGATCGTCCTGATTGGTGTATATCCAGCTGTTCTTAGTGAACCGCTTCAGGCAACATTAGAGACTATCTTGATGGGAATAGGGGGGTGA
- the nuoL gene encoding NADH-quinone oxidoreductase subunit L, producing the protein MENAWLIPLFPLVSFLFLLLFGKKLKEASAFVGILATLASLVYSILVLIERFSESTFKAEAVWLTIGNLELTAGFEVNQLNALMLVIVSLVSFLVHTYSKGYMHGDERFPVFYAYLGLFTFAMLGLVISPNLLQTYIFWELVGVGSFLLIGFYFYKESAKAAAKKAFIMTRIGDVGLLIGMILLFWETGSFEYDEIFAAVEEGAISGTMITLTAILIFIGAVGKSGQFPLHTWLPDAMEGPTPVSALIHAATMVAAGVYLVASLFPLFNASETAMLTVAIIGAFTAIFAATIGLVQTDIKRVLAFSTVSQLGYMMLALGSAGYVAGVFHLMTHAFFKALLFLAAGSVIHAVHTQDIEKMGGLWKKLTFTGPLFLIGTLAISGVPLFSGFFSKDEILIAAWAHGNYPLFWLAVIAAFFTAFYMFRLFFMVFSGEARSEMKNVHESPSVMTMPMVVLAVLAVVAGYVNTPWFGTFLGDWLVEGNEALGHGHIEGPGWIMIVATVVSLLGILLAWMMYSKKSISRDWLSSRAPLAYGIVKNKYYIDEIYNQSIVFGTRAVSLFLRFIELFLVEGLVKLTTAAVQTLGKTGAKIQNGQVQTYGTIAFVGLAVLIVIYALTGGYL; encoded by the coding sequence ATGGAGAATGCTTGGCTCATTCCGCTGTTCCCGCTTGTATCCTTTCTATTCCTTCTGCTGTTCGGTAAAAAGCTTAAAGAAGCGAGCGCATTCGTGGGCATCCTTGCGACGCTTGCCTCTCTTGTATACTCCATCCTTGTGCTGATCGAGCGCTTTTCGGAGTCTACATTCAAAGCTGAAGCCGTATGGCTGACAATAGGGAATCTGGAACTAACTGCGGGCTTTGAAGTAAATCAATTAAACGCATTGATGCTGGTGATCGTGTCTCTTGTCAGCTTCCTTGTGCATACCTATTCAAAAGGGTATATGCATGGTGATGAGCGCTTCCCGGTTTTCTATGCTTATCTAGGACTATTTACTTTTGCAATGCTTGGTCTTGTAATCTCGCCGAATCTTTTACAGACATATATTTTCTGGGAATTAGTCGGTGTAGGTTCATTCCTGTTGATCGGATTCTATTTTTACAAAGAAAGCGCCAAAGCGGCTGCAAAAAAAGCCTTCATCATGACCCGTATCGGGGATGTCGGGCTGTTGATCGGGATGATTCTGTTATTCTGGGAAACTGGCAGCTTCGAATATGATGAAATCTTCGCTGCGGTTGAAGAAGGCGCGATTTCCGGAACGATGATTACCCTGACTGCAATCCTGATCTTCATCGGTGCGGTTGGTAAATCAGGTCAGTTCCCGCTTCACACATGGCTTCCTGACGCGATGGAAGGTCCGACGCCAGTTTCTGCGTTAATCCACGCAGCGACAATGGTTGCGGCCGGTGTTTATTTGGTCGCTTCGTTGTTCCCGCTATTCAATGCGAGTGAGACAGCCATGCTGACGGTTGCAATCATCGGTGCCTTCACAGCGATTTTCGCGGCAACAATCGGCCTTGTCCAGACTGACATCAAACGAGTGCTTGCATTCTCGACTGTCAGCCAGCTTGGCTACATGATGCTTGCATTAGGATCTGCCGGTTATGTTGCCGGAGTATTCCACTTGATGACTCACGCGTTCTTTAAAGCATTGTTATTCCTTGCAGCAGGTAGCGTCATCCATGCTGTACATACTCAGGATATTGAAAAAATGGGCGGGCTTTGGAAAAAGCTTACGTTCACTGGTCCTTTGTTCTTGATCGGAACGCTGGCAATCAGTGGTGTCCCATTGTTCTCAGGCTTTTTCAGTAAAGATGAAATTTTGATTGCTGCATGGGCTCATGGCAATTACCCTTTGTTCTGGCTGGCAGTGATCGCGGCGTTCTTCACAGCATTCTACATGTTCCGCCTGTTCTTCATGGTCTTCTCCGGTGAAGCACGAAGCGAAATGAAGAACGTCCATGAATCGCCTTCCGTCATGACAATGCCTATGGTAGTTTTGGCTGTGCTTGCAGTCGTTGCTGGTTATGTCAATACACCTTGGTTCGGCACATTCCTTGGCGACTGGCTCGTCGAAGGCAATGAAGCACTTGGCCACGGACATATTGAAGGTCCGGGCTGGATCATGATTGTCGCTACAGTTGTCTCCTTGCTCGGCATCCTGCTTGCATGGATGATGTACAGCAAGAAGTCAATTTCACGCGACTGGCTGTCAAGCAGAGCGCCACTTGCCTATGGCATCGTGAAAAATAAGTACTATATTGATGAGATTTATAATCAGAGCATCGTGTTTGGTACGAGAGCTGTCAGCTTGTTCCTTCGCTTCATCGAGCTCTTCCTTGTTGAAGGCCTTGTGAAACTGACAACTGCTGCCGTCCAGACACTTGGTAAAACAGGTGCGAAAATCCAGAACGGCCAGGTACAGACTTACGGTACAATCGCCTTTGTCGGCCTTGCAGTCCTGATTGTCATCTATGCGTTAACAGGGGGGTATTTATAA
- the nuoK gene encoding NADH-quinone oxidoreductase subunit NuoK, with the protein MSSVPVSAYLALALILFCIGLYGALTKKNTVIVLISIELMLNAVNINLVTFSKYGVNPSITGQVFALFSIAVAAAEVAVGLAILISLYRNRRTVNIDEMNQLKN; encoded by the coding sequence ATGAGTTCTGTTCCGGTTTCAGCCTATCTAGCTCTTGCACTTATTCTTTTTTGCATCGGCCTTTACGGTGCCCTGACAAAAAAGAACACAGTTATTGTGTTGATTTCCATCGAATTGATGCTAAATGCGGTTAATATCAATCTGGTAACCTTCAGTAAATACGGAGTGAATCCTTCGATCACTGGCCAGGTTTTCGCGCTGTTCTCCATCGCGGTAGCAGCAGCTGAAGTAGCGGTAGGACTGGCGATCCTGATTTCGCTTTACCGCAACCGCAGAACGGTCAATATTGATGAAATGAATCAGTTGAAAAATTAG
- a CDS encoding NADH-quinone oxidoreductase subunit J — MTLTGEFFAFMSLALVAVIGGVLLLNLTKVIHMVVALVFTFVSIAGIYVLLSAEFLAVIQVMIYSGAITIMMLFGIMLTRHHGDDAEPKGGMLRKLALLLGVIGFGAAVYFGIYDLNFEAVPNTLHENNTEQIGISLFSQYIIPFELTSVILLAALVGAIVLARKDDEKEGDQE; from the coding sequence ATGACGTTAACAGGCGAATTCTTTGCGTTTATGTCACTTGCTTTAGTGGCGGTAATCGGCGGCGTGCTTTTATTGAACCTCACCAAGGTGATCCACATGGTCGTAGCGCTCGTCTTTACTTTCGTCAGTATTGCAGGTATTTATGTGTTGCTGTCCGCCGAATTCCTGGCGGTCATCCAAGTCATGATCTACTCCGGCGCCATCACGATCATGATGTTGTTCGGAATCATGCTCACCCGCCACCATGGTGACGATGCTGAACCAAAAGGCGGTATGCTGCGCAAGCTTGCACTGCTGCTCGGCGTAATTGGCTTTGGCGCCGCTGTTTATTTCGGAATTTACGATTTGAATTTCGAAGCAGTACCAAATACACTGCATGAAAATAACACAGAACAAATCGGGATATCACTGTTCTCGCAATACATCATCCCGTTTGAACTGACATCCGTGATCCTGCTTGCCGCGCTTGTCGGCGCAATCGTACTGGCGCGAAAGGATGACGAAAAGGAGGGTGATCAGGAATGA
- the nuoI gene encoding NADH-quinone oxidoreductase subunit NuoI, translated as MLGWTKGLAYTLKQLTREKLTYDYPNEPIPLPDRFRGIQKFYPEKCIVCNQCANICPTDCINLTGKKHPDPTKKGKIIDTYDINFELCILCDLCTEVCPTEAIIMTNNFELAEYSRDDLFKNLEWLDENDENIRKVNKA; from the coding sequence GTGCTAGGATGGACTAAAGGATTAGCTTATACCCTTAAACAATTGACTCGCGAAAAGCTGACTTACGATTATCCGAACGAACCGATTCCGCTTCCTGACAGGTTCCGCGGGATCCAGAAGTTTTATCCTGAAAAATGCATCGTCTGCAACCAGTGTGCCAATATTTGCCCGACAGATTGCATTAACTTGACTGGTAAAAAGCATCCTGATCCAACGAAAAAAGGCAAAATCATTGATACGTATGATATCAACTTCGAACTTTGCATCCTCTGTGACCTGTGCACAGAAGTTTGCCCGACTGAAGCGATCATCATGACGAACAATTTTGAGCTTGCTGAATACAGCCGGGATGATTTATTCAAGAACCTGGAATGGCTTGACGAAAATGATGAGAATATACGGAAGGTGAATAAAGCATGA
- the nuoH gene encoding NADH-quinone oxidoreductase subunit NuoH, which yields MVQELLESSAGLMNFSIFFVLAVVLLFVILGFVTMAILAERKVLGFMQGRYGPSHVGGKWGLLQSVADVVKLLVKEDLIPKAADKPLFIIAPVIAFAPSFMVMATIPLTDKLQFADLNVGFLYYIAISGLTIVGMLMAGWASNNKYSLLGGMRAAAQMISYEIPLVMSVIGIVLLTGSLNLNEIVAAQGDSGWFILWQPIAFIVFFIAATAELNRVPFDLAEAENELVAGFHTEYSGFRWAMFMLAEYVYMFAMSALITVLFLGGWLPLPFLGFIPGAVWFALKFSLVVYILIWFRATFPRIRADQLMEFAWKVLLPVALANIFLTALIKEFFLK from the coding sequence ATGGTTCAGGAGCTACTCGAATCAAGCGCAGGCCTCATGAATTTCAGTATTTTCTTCGTCCTGGCTGTCGTCCTGCTGTTCGTAATCCTTGGATTCGTAACAATGGCGATTCTGGCAGAGCGGAAAGTGCTTGGTTTTATGCAGGGCCGTTACGGTCCATCCCATGTCGGCGGTAAATGGGGGCTGTTGCAATCCGTTGCCGACGTTGTAAAGCTACTTGTAAAAGAAGACTTAATACCAAAAGCAGCGGATAAGCCGCTGTTCATTATCGCGCCAGTCATCGCATTCGCGCCGTCCTTCATGGTCATGGCGACGATTCCGTTGACTGACAAATTGCAATTTGCTGACTTGAATGTCGGATTTCTGTATTACATCGCCATTTCAGGGCTGACAATCGTCGGCATGCTGATGGCAGGCTGGGCATCCAATAACAAATACTCATTGCTTGGCGGTATGCGTGCCGCGGCACAAATGATTTCCTATGAAATCCCGCTTGTCATGAGCGTTATTGGTATCGTCCTGTTGACAGGCAGCCTCAATCTTAATGAGATTGTTGCAGCACAAGGTGACAGTGGCTGGTTCATCCTATGGCAGCCAATCGCGTTCATCGTGTTCTTCATTGCTGCTACTGCCGAACTGAACAGGGTTCCATTTGACCTTGCAGAAGCGGAAAACGAGCTTGTTGCCGGTTTCCACACAGAGTACTCTGGCTTCCGCTGGGCGATGTTCATGCTGGCTGAATATGTGTATATGTTCGCAATGTCTGCGTTGATCACTGTTTTATTCCTTGGAGGCTGGCTGCCGCTGCCGTTCCTCGGCTTCATTCCAGGAGCTGTATGGTTCGCGCTCAAGTTCAGCTTAGTGGTTTACATCCTCATCTGGTTCCGTGCTACGTTCCCGCGTATCCGCGCCGACCAATTGATGGAGTTCGCATGGAAAGTGCTTCTGCCGGTAGCGCTGGCAAACATCTTCCTTACTGCTTTGATTAAAGAATTTTTTCTAAAATAG
- a CDS encoding NADH-quinone oxidoreductase subunit D, whose translation MIRTEEMLLNVGPQHPSTHGVFRLVLKIDGEIIVEAKPVIGYLHRGTEKLAEDLQYTQIIPYTDRMDYVSAMTNNYVIVHAVETMMGLQVPERAEYLRILAMELNRVASHLLWWGTFILDFGATSPLLYAFRDREMILNLLNELSGARLTFNYMRVGGVKWDAPEGWIEKVAEFVPYLRGQLKGYHQLVSGNEIFLNRTKNIGTYTKEDAINYSLSGPNLRSTGVKWDLRKDEPYSIYDRFDFDVVTREEGDALARYHVRMGEIEESLKIIEQAVQQFPKDGEIIAKVPKIIKAPKGEAFVRIEGSRGEIGCYISSDGKKEPYRLKFRRPSFYNLQILPKLLEGESISNLIAILGAVDIVLGEVDG comes from the coding sequence GTGATACGCACAGAAGAAATGCTCTTGAACGTGGGCCCGCAGCACCCTAGTACACACGGTGTATTCCGCCTCGTTCTGAAAATTGACGGTGAAATTATCGTTGAAGCAAAGCCGGTGATCGGTTATTTGCACCGCGGGACTGAAAAGCTAGCCGAAGACCTGCAATATACACAGATCATTCCGTATACAGACCGGATGGACTATGTTTCGGCGATGACGAATAATTATGTAATCGTCCATGCAGTCGAAACGATGATGGGCTTACAGGTTCCTGAACGCGCCGAGTATCTAAGGATACTGGCAATGGAATTGAACAGGGTTGCCAGCCACTTGCTGTGGTGGGGAACATTCATTCTCGACTTCGGTGCCACAAGCCCATTGCTTTACGCATTCCGTGACCGCGAGATGATCCTGAACCTGTTGAATGAACTGTCTGGTGCTCGTCTGACGTTCAACTACATGCGTGTAGGCGGAGTCAAATGGGATGCTCCGGAAGGCTGGATTGAAAAAGTGGCAGAGTTTGTCCCTTATCTGAGAGGCCAGCTGAAAGGCTACCACCAGCTTGTATCAGGAAACGAGATCTTCCTCAACCGTACAAAGAACATCGGTACATATACAAAGGAAGATGCCATCAATTACTCATTGAGCGGACCGAACCTGCGCTCAACAGGCGTAAAATGGGATCTGCGCAAGGATGAGCCGTATTCAATCTATGACCGCTTTGATTTTGACGTTGTCACTCGCGAAGAAGGCGACGCACTTGCCCGTTACCATGTAAGGATGGGCGAAATCGAAGAATCACTGAAAATCATCGAACAGGCTGTGCAGCAATTCCCGAAAGACGGAGAAATCATAGCCAAAGTTCCAAAAATCATCAAGGCTCCAAAAGGGGAAGCGTTTGTCCGGATCGAAGGCTCACGAGGCGAAATCGGCTGCTATATTTCCAGCGATGGCAAAAAAGAGCCGTACCGTCTCAAGTTCAGAAGACCGAGCTTCTATAATCTGCAAATCCTCCCTAAACTGCTCGAAGGTGAAAGCATCTCAAATCTGATTGCAATTTTAGGAGCGGTTGATATCGTTCTTGGGGAGGTAGACGGATAA
- a CDS encoding NADH-quinone oxidoreductase subunit C, producing MSGEKDLEQIKREAAQKAKELAKQRQAAKQAGEGNDPKEVADKVAEPEVKQTEAKAEAPSSDDAELAKKKAAAAAKAKAAALAKMKATGQAADEASEAKEEVSAPVEGQDAELAKKKAAAAAKAKAAALAKMKATGQVEENAEVETPAATEASAGDDDDLAKKKAAAVAKAKAAAAAKRKAQAEAGGEAEAPAGDDDDLAKKKAAAVAKAKAAAAAKRKAQEAGGGAEASTDDDDLAKKKAAAVAKAKAAAAAKAKAAAGGGSADDEKAKAIAAAKAKAAAAAKAKSAAGAKAGAEEPVEEKKPSPNQPYLDKYVKVITDNLGDNILEDSYINPLSKDVPTLVAKKESYYRLAEFLKYNELLGFDYLSEIHGTDFQTHMEVYVHLYSYKNRQSVALKVKLDRDNPVIQSVQPLWAGADWPECEAYDLLGIKFEGHPNLHRIMLGEDWVGHPLRKDYEPYDVEV from the coding sequence ATGAGCGGGGAAAAGGATTTAGAGCAGATAAAGAGAGAAGCAGCCCAAAAAGCAAAAGAGCTTGCAAAGCAGCGTCAGGCAGCTAAACAAGCAGGGGAAGGAAATGACCCGAAAGAGGTTGCCGACAAAGTCGCAGAACCTGAAGTGAAGCAAACCGAGGCAAAGGCAGAAGCACCATCAAGTGACGATGCTGAACTCGCTAAAAAGAAAGCCGCCGCAGCAGCGAAGGCGAAAGCAGCTGCACTGGCGAAAATGAAAGCGACTGGCCAGGCCGCAGATGAAGCGTCAGAAGCCAAAGAAGAAGTATCGGCTCCGGTAGAAGGTCAAGATGCTGAATTAGCCAAGAAAAAAGCCGCCGCAGCAGCAAAAGCGAAAGCCGCCGCTCTTGCAAAAATGAAAGCAACCGGCCAGGTGGAGGAAAACGCTGAAGTTGAAACTCCAGCAGCCACTGAAGCTTCAGCAGGCGACGACGATGACCTTGCGAAAAAGAAAGCCGCAGCCGTAGCGAAGGCAAAGGCAGCAGCGGCAGCGAAGAGGAAAGCGCAGGCAGAAGCAGGCGGAGAAGCAGAGGCTCCAGCAGGCGACGACGATGACCTTGCTAAAAAGAAAGCCGCAGCGGTAGCGAAGGCTAAGGCAGCAGCGGCAGCGAAAAGGAAAGCTCAGGAGGCAGGCGGAGGAGCAGAGGCTTCAACGGACGATGATGATCTTGCGAAAAAGAAAGCCGCAGCCGTAGCAAAAGCTAAGGCGGCCGCAGCAGCGAAAGCAAAAGCCGCAGCCGGCGGAGGTTCCGCTGACGATGAAAAAGCGAAAGCGATTGCCGCAGCTAAGGCAAAAGCAGCCGCTGCAGCGAAAGCGAAATCAGCAGCTGGCGCAAAAGCAGGAGCAGAAGAACCTGTTGAAGAGAAGAAGCCATCTCCTAACCAGCCTTACTTAGATAAATATGTAAAAGTGATCACAGACAACCTTGGTGATAATATTTTGGAAGATTCCTATATTAATCCTCTTTCAAAGGATGTCCCAACGCTTGTCGCGAAGAAGGAATCTTATTATCGCCTGGCTGAATTCCTGAAGTACAACGAACTATTAGGCTTTGATTACCTATCAGAGATACACGGTACTGATTTCCAGACACATATGGAAGTGTATGTTCACTTGTACTCATACAAAAACAGGCAGTCAGTTGCTTTAAAGGTCAAGCTTGACCGCGATAACCCTGTTATTCAGTCCGTCCAGCCACTATGGGCAGGAGCTGATTGGCCAGAGTGTGAAGCGTATGATTTGCTTGGCATCAAATTCGAAGGCCATCCAAACCTCCATCGCATCATGCTTGGTGAAGACTGGGTAGGCCACCCGTTAAGAAAAGACTATGAACCGTATGATGTGGAGGTGTAG